The DNA region AGTAAACGAGTCATAATATCAAATTTTTCAAAATCTTTTGAGCGTACATAGTATTGATCGATCAAATCAGCAGTCATTTCTTTTGCTTTGATTTTTACGTGCTCAGGTTGTTTCATGAATTTAACGCCGATATTTTTGATTGCAGGCGGCATTGTTGCTGAAAATAGCAGTGTTTGACGCTCAGATGGAATTTTAGAAATGATTTTTTCGATGTCTTCTAAAAAGCCCATGTTTAACATTTCATCTGCTTCATCTAAAACAAGTGTTTCAATTGTTTCTAATTTTAAGGTACGACGATTGATATGATCCAATAAACGTCCTGGTGTTCCGACAACGATATGTGGATTATCTTTCAGTCCACGGATTTGACGACCGATATCTGCTCCGCCGTAAACTGCCTGAACACGAATTTTTTTATCGCGACCTAAACGGAAAAGTTCTTCCTGTGTTTGAATTGCTAACTCACGTGTAGGAGCGATTACGATTCCTTGTAATACACGGTTTGATGTATCTATTTTTTGCAGCATCGGTAAACCAAAAGCAGCTGTCTTACCTGTTCCTGTTTGCGCTTGTCCAATAACGTCTTTTCCTTCGATTGCTAATGGGATCGTTTCTTCCTGGATGGGTGTTGCTTCTTCAAATCCTGAACGCTCGATTGCTGACAATAATTCTGGTGATAAGCCTAGTTCTCTAAATTTCAAATGAGATCCTCCTAATAAATGTTTGTTTCAGAAGAAATACTTCTTCCTTTGTTACAGGTGATTTGACTTTCACTGATGGGAAAATGTTCCTCCGCTTTGTAGACCTTCAACATAGGTCTATTTTATTTTCTGATCAGCGTTACCGAAAAATCCACCTTATGAAGCCAATGGCACTAGAAAAGCCAAACGACGTCGTTCAGCTTTTTTAATCTTTATTATAAATAGAATTCCTTCTTATTATAGAAGCGTATTCCATTACTTTACTTCGATCTTTCGGCAATAGGTTATTTTAGCATAGTTTTGCGTTTTCAGCAAGTTTTATGAAAGCTTGCTAACTTTTCATCAATTGTTCCACAACTTCATTTAAGCCCATACCATTACTTCCTTTTAAGACAACCATATCTTCAGCTTTTAGGATTGATTGCAGTGTATCGATCAAGCTGTCTTTTTCTTCCTTAGTAAAGTAATGGACTTTATTTTCAGGATAGTTTTTCTTCAACGTATTGTACAATGCCTTCATTTCAGTCCCATAAAGTAAAACTTCAGCAATTTCCTTTGGATTTAAATGTTCACTGACAGAAGCATGCATCGCAGCGGAATCAGGACCTAATTCCAGCATATCTCCCAGAACTGCTACACGTTTTCCAGAAGTCGCCATTTGGCTGAAGCTATCTAAAACTAAATTCATCGCAGTTGGATTCGCGTTATAAACGTCACTCAATATTTCAACAGATCGTTGATTTTTCAACCATTCTGTTCGATTTTTTGTTAGCTTGAAGTTTGCTAAACCTGCTTGGATTTTTTCTTCTGCAAGACCGAACCACTGGCCAATACTAATCGCGATCAGAGCGTTCCCAATATTATATTTACCTGGAACAGGTATCGTAAACAATGTATCGGAGCCTTTTATTTTAAACGTACTTTGTTCTTTTTGTTCCGTGACGATTTCAGCCTGACAGTCGGCATCATGCCAACCAAAGGTCTTGATCGTCTGAGGCAATCCATTGATCAAAGGTAACAATAACGGCTCTTCAGCTGGTATCAGCAATAAACCTGATTTATCTAAGCCTGCAGTGATTTCCATTTTTGCTTGGGCAATTCCAGCTCTTGAACCTAGATTCTCGATATGAGCTTCACCGATCATTGTGATCGCAGCAACTTCCGGCTGAGCTAATGTTGAGAGAAAATCAATTTCATGTGCATGATCCATACCCATTTCTAAAATCAGTTTTTCTGTTTCATCGGGCATATGTAAAATAGTATAAGGCAGACCGATGTCATTATTATAATTCCCCTGTGTTTTATACGTCTTGAATTGTTGAGATAAAACAGCTTCTGTCATATCTTTTGTTGTTGTCTTTCCATTACTTCCAGTCACTGCAATTACTGTTGGTGTCATCTTCTTTAAGTAGTAAACAGCCAGATCCTGCATTGCCTTTAGCGTATCAGAAACCTTAAGAAAAGGTAATTCAACAGGTACATCATCTACTCTACTCCAAAAAGCAGCCCCTGCTCCTTTTTCTATGGCACTTGAGATGAATGAGTGTCCATCATTCGCTCCTTTTAAAGGAACAAATAAATTCCCCGCTGTAATCAAACGACTATCAAATTCAAGTCCTGTCAATTCAAAATCTGCCCATTGCTTCCAATCATTTTCTGCCTTGACAGCTTCTGCTGCCTCCCAAAAAGTTAGTTTCATTGATTTTTTTCCTTCCTGCAATTGCTTTCTTCACTATAAAAGGGCTGAGATAAGACGTCCAACGTTTTACCCCCTCCCTTTAAAGTTATTATCTTTCGTAAAAGCTTTGTCTTTGCTTAAAGCGGTTCAAAGCTAACTGGATCAATTCTTCGATCAGATCGCTATATTTCAAACCCATATTCTCCCACAATAGCGGGTACATGCTAAATTCTGTGAATCCCGGCATTGTATTCAACTCATTCAAAAAGAGTTCATTTTTACTAGTCAAAAAGAAATCACATCGGCTTAAGCCACTGCCGTCTAAGATCGTATAGGCCTTTTTAGCAAATTCCTGTGCTTTTTGATGAACTTCTTCTGGGACTTCAGCTGGAATCTGCATAGTGATTTGATTGTCGATATATTTTGAATTATAGTCATAAAAATCAACATCTTTCACGATTTCTCCCGGCAAGGTCGTCCGCACATCTTCATTTCCTAAAATCGCTACTTCGATTTCACGCGCTTCGATCCCTTGCTCAACGATCGCTCTAGAGTCATAGCGGTATGCCTCTTCCAAAGCATTTTGCAGTTCTTCACGATTTTCAGCTTTACTGATCCCTACACTTGATCCCATATTTGCCGGCTTCACAAAAACAGGATAAATCAATGAGCCTTCACATTGCTCAAAAACTTTCTTAGGATTTTCTTTCCAATTACTTTTCAATACTGGTACAAAAGGAACTTGCGGAATTCCAGCTGTTTGCAGTAGATATTTGGTCATGATCTTATCCATTGCATTGGCACTAGCCAAAACACCAGCGCCGACATACGGCATTCCTATCGTCTCTAAAAAGCCTTGGATAGTTCCGTCTTCGCCATTCGGGCCATGAAGTACCGGGAAAACGATCGTATCTTCTTCTTTGATTTCGCAAGGCAGGATAACTTTCCCTGTGAACTCTCCCCATTTGTCTACTTCGCCACTGTCCGACCAAGTTAATTTCAAGACCTCTTCACTCTCTGGCTTTTCTGAAAGTAATGGTCCTTTGACCCACTCACCCGCTTTACTAATATAAACCAGTTGAACTTGATAGTAATTATAATAAATCGCATTTAAAACAGAATAGGCAGATAATATCGAAACATCGTGCTCTTCACTTCTCCCACCATATAGCAAAGTAATCTTCAAATGCTCTTCCTCCTAAAATTCTTCATATATTCATAGATTTAAAAAAACAGGCAAAACTGCTCTTTCATATTTTAGCATAAAACCCGCAACCCGAATAGAAACAAATAGCGAAATAAATAAAAATAAGACATTTTTTCCCAATGCCTTATTCATTCCTTAAACAACTTCTTCAAGCAATGTGATCAATTTTTGTCTAAATGCGTCTCGATCTATTTGAGTAAATGGTTTTGGCCCTTTCGTACGCCCGCCGCTTTTACGAACCTTTGCACTAAAGTAACGCTGCTCCAACAGCCCATCGATCGTCTCTGCTGTATATTCAGTGCCTCTTTGATGTAACACACGCACGCCTTTAGGTAAAACCAATGAAGCCAAACCATAATCTTGTGTCACTAATATATCTCCAGATTTGATCAATTGCACGATTTTGTAATCTGCTGCATCTGCTCCTTTATCAACGTATGTAAAAGAAACATTTTTTGGATATTCTTTTAATGAATAATGATCGATACTTGTCACGATCACAACCTCGATCTCATACATCTGCGCAACTGAAATGGCTGTATCTTTCACTGGTGAGCCATCACCATCAATAAAAATTTTCATGGACTTTCCTTCTTTTCATTAATTCAAATACCAGCTTGGATGACGTTTTAAGAAAGTAGCAACTTCAGCAAAAACAGCTTCTTTAACGATTTTATATAGTTCAGGGTTTCTGATTTTTTTCTTGACTGCCCCTGTATATCTTGGACGCTTCAAGCGAATCGATAATACTATATCAAAACGTTCAGGAAAATTTTCTGCAGTCAAATACTGCAGACGATTTGTTTCCTTCAAAAACTGATTAACTGCATCTACTGTTCCATCGATAAATCCATCTAAATGAGTCCCGCCGTCCGCAGGAAAATGGCCATTGACAAAGCTATCTTTGATACTTGTTGACCCATTTTTTGAAATAACTGCCTGAATCGTTACCCCCTCACTGACTGTATTGATCGAAAGAGGTGTACTGCCTCGTGTGATACTGTCATCCTTTTGAAAAATATATTCTTCAAGACCTTTTTTATAGTGGAAATAATTTTTCTGTTTCTTCCCATCTGTCAGAGAAATCGTCAAGCCGCTGTTTAGCATCGCTAACTCTTGACAACGATTAAATAAAATAAAATAAGATAATTGCTTATCGCCGAAAAAAGTTTCCGCGGGGGTAAACGCCAGCTCGATCCGCTGTCCCTCATCCTCAGAAGGAATCAATGCTTTTTTGCTCAGTTCACCATTTTGATAGATCTGGATCGTACGCTTCCCTAATTTTTCCACACCAAACCCCAACTGCTCAGATAAGGCATTTACTACGGATAAAAATAGATAAGGCGGTGTATATTGTTCTTCCGGCTGTTTATTTAAAAGTAAGCCTTTCTTGCTGAAAAAAGAAAAGATAAATTGTTTTTCTGATAATTCAATAGATAGTTCAGCCTGCTGTATATCTACAGCTAACTGCAATAGATGATCTAAGACTTGCAATACCATACTTTCCAAACCAGTTGGACCAATTCCGCCAATGTACATACCTGGTCGTTTGCGAATACTATCTTTTAAAACATCATCGTTCAGAGCTTTCCAAATATTTTCATCGGTCATATCGATCTCCTCCTGTAGCCAGTTTTATTTTCATACGAACATGTCACGTCTCAACAGCACTCGCCTCCTAAGCATAACAATTTATCTGTTATCCGTAAATGGTTTCGCTATATTACTTTAGAGACTTATCATTTCTATCTTATTATAATGAAAAAAAGACTAGATTAAAAGAGCACCGTTCAGAACGAAATATCCGTTTTGAATGGTGCTCTAAAAATTTAATAAGTAGGAATGCAGTCCTATACAAGAAAGGCTTCCTCTTATCCTCAAATACTTCACTAACGAATCAGATCGATCGTCGGATGCTCCATGATATGTTTTACTTGTTTTCGTGTGGTTAATGGCACATCTCCTTGAATCGTATGAGCTAAAACACCATTCGCTGTCGCAAACGCCACACTTTTCTCTAAAGACCAATTTTCAACAACACCAAGTAAAATACCAGCTGCATAACCGTCTCCAGCACCAATTCGATCTAAATTGATGATTTCTCTTGGTTTTGCTTGAACAACGGTTTCAGAGTCAGCTAAAAATCCTGACAGATAATGTTTGTCTCCTTCACTTTGGCGGAAAGTTCCAGCAAAATGAGCAATGCCGTATTTAGCCATAAATTCATGAACGATCACTTCAAACTGCTGTGAAGGTGCTAGAGACTCCGTCAATTCCATTCCTAACAAATCGGTCAAATCACGTTGACTGCCGAAAACTAGATCACAATAAGGTAAAATTTTCTCATATTGTTCCCGCATAAATAAAACTCCATGCTCTTCATTCAAGCTAGGACGGAAGTTAAAATCAAAACAGACTTTTACTCCTTTTTCATGAGCCTTTTTAGCTAAATCAAAAGCTGCGTTACGGGTTTCATCCGTCAAACTCAAGGCAATCCCACAAATATGCACTAGATCAATTTCTTCTAGAAACGAAGCAAAATCATAAGCCTCCGCATCACTTTTTCCAAATGAGCTGCTCCGCCGATTCTGATAGGTTACTTGTGTCGGTCTTATACCGAAGCCCATCTCTGCAAAATAAGAACCAATATGATCGCCAAAACTGCCGATCCAGTGATCTTGAATCCCTAGTTGACGAATACTTGCTTTAGCCGCATCACCTAAGCGATTATCCGGCAGATTTGTGATCAAACTTGTTTGACAGCCAAAATGAGCTAAATTACTTAGAATATTGACACCTGTACCAGTAAAATCCAGACGTAACTCTTTTGTTTGTTCCAACATTAAATATTCGGGCGGTGTTAAACGCATCATCACTTCACCAAAAGCCGCTATTTTCATTCTGTTTTTGCCTACTTTCCAGCGTTATGAACTAAGACAGCACTCAATTTGAATCCCATCGTATGCCAAACTAAATGTTCAACATACGAAGATAAGATAAAAGTGCTTCACTCCGAGAAATAAGAAGGAGCTGTTTTTATTCACCGTTTATTTGGGTTTAAAGAGCGAATCAAAACTGATTTTTAGTTTTGACCCGCTCTCTTTCCATTTTTCGATCAGTGTCGAACAAGTTCATTGCGCGTTTATTTTTTCAACGTATTTTTCATCATGCCTAGTAAGGTCTTCACATCTTCTGGTTTAGTGTCGCCCGTTTCTTTATCGATGATCGAGCTGTAAACGTGTGGAATAATTTTCTTAACACCTGCATCAACTGCGATCTGAACGATTTCTTCAAAGTTTTCTAAATCGATCCCGCCTGTAGGCTCTAAGTAAAAATCATATTTTGCACAGGCTTCTGCTACGGCTTTGTATTCTTCGATGTGTGCTAAACCTTTCATTGGGAAATATTTGATCGAGCTGCCGCCCATATCTTGAAGTAATTTGATCGCTGTTTCGATCGGTACTTCTCCTGCTGGTGCTTGTGAGCTTAGCGGGCCTGTTGCGATATTCACGATCCCAACTTTCCCTGTTGGAGATACTAAACCATTGACGATCGTGTCATTTTGAGCTAGTAAAGCACGAGAAGTGCCTACTCCTGTAAAAACTTGGTTGACATGCTGTGGTTGTAATTCTGCTGAGATTCGGCTGACCATTTGGCTTTGATTTGGATCTCCTGCACCTAGACCAACGGATAAAGCGTTGTTTGTTTCAGCTGCATATTTTTTCATATCTTCGATCGCAGCTTCATCTGTCGGATAGTTTTTAGATAATACACCTAAGATCACGTGGCCGTCTGCAGCTTCATAGCATGCTTTGGCGTTTTCTACTGAGTTGGCTAATACATTCAAACAAATACGGTCTTCTAAATAATTTGGGGTTAATGACATGTTTAATTCTCTCCTCTATATAAGTGATTTAGTTCATGATCTCTGTTAAACGAGTCACGATTTTGTTCATTTCTGTTTCGTTGACCGAACGAATATCGAATTCGATGATCCCGTTGTTAGCTTGATATTCTCGGGTATAAATAGCGGGACTTTCCGCTTTTAACGCTTGGATGACTTCTTTTGCTGATTTAGCACCTGTCACTTTGATGCTTGCTCTGTAAATATCACGTCCTGCACCGTCTTGAACGATACTTGCTTTGATATGATCTATTTGATTCAAGGCTTCAATGAAAGGCGTTAGTCGGGCTTGCATCGACTCACCGGATTCACTGCCGTTTTTCACGTAATCTTCTACAGCTTGAGTGAAACCTAAGATATTGTCCTTACCGATCTTCATAGCACGACCAATGCCTTTGCCTTGCAGACGTAGCCAGTCGATGTAGTCTTTTTTACCGATCACCAGACCAGCACTTGGTCCTTCAATGGCTTTAGCGCCGCTGTAGATCACTAGATCAGCGCCAGCTTCGATATACTTGAACAAGTCTTCCTCCGCCGCTGCATCAACGATCAACGGCAGTTTGTGTTTTTGTGCGACTGTTGCCGCTTCTTTTACGCTTAGCATACTTTTTTGAACAGTGTGATGACTTTTAATGTATAAAATCGCCGCTGTCTGCTCCGTGATCATCATTTCAATATGCTCTGGTGTACACATATTGGCATAGCCAGCTTCGACCACATGACCGCCGCCTTGTTCCACCATCACTTCGACAGGCGTACCATAATCGACATTATGTCCTTTGGGTAAAATGATTTCCCGTTTGGTCACTTTATCGGTATAAGGATGATACGCATGATACACAGAGCCTTCACCGATCAGCGCCGCCACACTTTGAGCGATTCCTGCAGAAGCAGAAGAAACGACCTGTGCATCTTCCACCTTCAATAGCTTAGCTAGATAAGCCCCTGTTTGGATACTCAGCTCACTCATTTCAAAAAAGTGTTCTCCACCGAAGCGTTGAGCAGCTAAGACATTTTCGGAAACTTTTGACACACCCAGAATAGTCATTTTTCCGGATGCATTGATGACTTCTTTTAGATTGAATTTTTCATAGCTAATTGTCATAAACTGTGCCTCCAATGATTGTTTTTACTGGTGTGATCAATTCTTTTGCTTCTCGTGTGAAACCATTTGAATCAGTCAATATTTTTTGTCCTTCTTCAATCGTGAAAATCGTGATATCACCATCGTAGCCTTCTTTTAGATGACCTTTTGTATCAAAATGAAAATTTTTAGCTGGTACATCTGTGACTTTTTCAATAATCTCCGGCCACTCATAGCCTACGACACGTAATTTTTCCATCGTTGTGGCTAAATCATAGACAGGCCCATTTTCACGGTTACGAATATAAATATCGGTACTGATCGAAGATGCCTTCATCCCCTCTTTTAGCGCAGTTTCTGCTACATGGAAATTAAAGCTGTCTGTACCGTGACCAATATCAAAAACGACCCCTTTATCATAAGCAGCCCATGCAAAATTTTTGATCTTATCACTTTCTTTGTCCAAAATGCCGTTTGGTTTGCCATTAAAGCAGTGAGTCAAAACATCCCCTTTAGTCATATGTGCTAAAATTTCATCTAATTCAGGCGGAGCAGAGCCAATATGCACCATCAACGGCAGATCATTATTCTCTTTTTGAATTTTTTTAGCCATCTCCAAAGGTGTGATCCCATTTTCACCAATCACAGTTTTACTCATTCTTGCTTTGATCCCTACCACAAAATCTGGTAATTCTGTCAGTGCCTTATGAACCAGTTCTTCTTTCACTTTGCTTAAATCAGCTAATTCATCTTGCTCAACAATGCCCCATTTTGAGATGTTGACCAAGGCATAGACATTGGTTTTCGCTTGTTTGGCAAGATCATAAAACTCATGAATATTTTCAGCGCCCGTCGTTCCGGCATCAATAACTGTCGTTACGCCTTTTTTCACACCGATTTCATCCGGGAAATCATAGTACAAGGTCATTTTTTCAAAGCAATGAACATGATCATCGATCCAGCCTGCGGATACATATGTTTGTCCATCCAGTGCAATCTGTTCTTTACTGTCTGCTTCGATCTTTTCCGACACTTTTACTATTTTCCCGTCACTTATAGCTATTTCTATCGGATCACCATTGATCGTCAAGCCGTTTTTTATGATTAAGTCGTAACTCATTTTATCCCCTACTTTTCTATAAATCTAAATTTTGTCCAGGGTTTTACAAAATCCAATAACAACAATTCATCTTCTGTTATTTTCCCTACTTTATTTTTACGGTCATCGGTATGCGGCTGTAAAACAATCTGCAGTTCATTTTTGTATTTCCCAAACGCATCATTTCCGATGACAACATCACCGATTTGAAAGGCTTGTGTATTATCATGTGCTGGATTCGCTTCATTTTTGTATTTTTTACGTACCTCCGTTGAACGAACCACCTGATCTGTGATATCGCCACGTCTAAAGTGCTGCTCAGTCAATGTAATCTCTTTTTCAACCGTACTAGCTTCTTTGGTAAATTCAATTGCCAATGCAAGCTGGTAGCGATTCAACTGACCTAATGCTTCTAATTCTTCATCAGATGCATACGCATTGCCGATGATCACATCATCGATCAATCCAGTAGCAAATAAGTGTTTCGCTTGTACTTCTACAGGTAAATGGCGGTGCATTTCCAGTGTTGGTAACCCATCATTTACATCCCAGGGACCAATGACTCCAGCTTGAGAATTGATGAAAGCAGCCGTCCGAATTCCCTGTTTTTTGAAACGGACACTACAACGCTCAAAGAAATCATAAGGCAATGCCGTTCCTTCCTGCGGATAAAAATTATGACACCCGTATAAAAACGGCACGTTTGCTTCATAAGTCAAAATATTGTCTAAGTAAGCGACATCGTTACTCATATTCAACTCGATCGCTAAATCGAAAGGATTGTACGTCAATTTTGCTTCTTTATTTCCATCGAAACCTGCATCTAAACGAATCCCATCGGCACCTGTTTCAGCAAAGAAGGTCAGGTCATCGTAAGAAATCTCTAATTCATCAAAAATATTCGGCGCTACATCCAGAATCGTTTCATAACCCAATCCTTTCGCATAACCAATCAATGATTTGAATTTTTCTTTCACGACTTCTTTTCCTTCGGTTACCTCCAGCATACTCATAAAAATGCGGGAAAATCCGCATTCGCTTGCCTTCTTCAAATAAGCTTTGTCCTTTTCTATATCGCTATGGTCTGGATAAACTGATACACCTAACGCTCGTTTCATTACTGTTTCCTCCGCTCTAAGTACTTGCTCTTGTTTAGTTTCTTACTTCCGATTTTTCATTTTTCTCTAATACCCCAGCGCCAAAAGTTCTGTAACGCCAAGAAATAAGCGAGCCGCATAAGATCGTCATCGATCCTACCACAAAGATCGGGGAGTGACTCATGATCCCTACTATGATCGCCAGTATAATCATTGCGATCGATACCGCACACAAAGGCAGTAATCTCAGCTTAAGAATCTTTTTAGGCAACCAGTTTTTTTCGATCATTATTTGACTTGCAATGAAAAATACAATAAACCAAATCATCATAATTAAACACCGAAGAGGGTAGTTCCTTTACTACCCTCCCTCTCTTTTAGATTAAACAGCTTCTTTTGCTTTTTGCTCTGCTGCTAGTTCTTCTGCTTCTTTATCTAATTGTTGTTTTTCATATACTTTGAAGAACGGGTAGTAGATCGCCAAAGTAATCACGAAATTGACACAAACAAGCAGTGCTGCAGTAATGCTCCAGTTGGTACTCATCCAAGCCGCGATCGGGGCTGGAAAAGCAAATCCTAGACGTGCCATCATCATCGGCACTACATTACTGATCGTCAAGAAATAAGAAAGTGTCGTAGTCACTAATGGTGCTACGATAAACGGAATCCCTAGAATTGGATTCATCACGATAGGTGTTCCGAAAATGATCGGTTCATTGATATTGAAAATTCCCGGAAGGAAAGATAAACGACCTAAACTCTTCAAATATTTTGATTTTGAAAACATCATCAAAACAACTAATGCAAGTGTAGTCCCAGCGCCGCCGATCCAGATAAACCATTGTAAGAATTGTTCAGTGAAAATATTCGGTAAATTATTTGCGCTGACACCATTAGTAAAAGCATCCACATTTTCTGCGATAGACATATCCCAAAATGGACGAATGACAGGACCCATGATTGCCGGTCCGTGAATACCCAATACCCAGAAAAAGCAAATCAAGAAAACAGTTAGAAGTCCGCCGAATAAGCTATTACCAGCTAAGATTCCTTTCAGCGGCATCAAGATTGTACTTAAGAATCCATTTAAATCAAAACCTAAAATGTGACGGATCACCCAGAATAACATTAAAATCACTGCACCCGGAATCAATGCAATAAATGAATTTGATACTTCTGGCGGAACGCCTTCAGGCATTTTGATCGTAATATTTTTTACGATAAAGAAACGATAAATTTCGACAGAGATCAATGCTGTGACGATTGCGCCAAATAATGAAGCGGAGCCTAAGTTAGCCAAATTAATGTAGCGCCCTGCACTGATCACATCTGTCACATCTTCCATCACACGTGTTGGAGGAGCGGCTGTGACCAAAAACGCCATCAATGCAAGCAGCCCGCAGCTTAATGAATCCAGCTTATAGCTTTTCGCTAATGCTGAAGCGATCCCAAATGTTGCATACAACGCTAAAATCCCCATCGTATATCTTGACGGAATATCCAATACTGGTAAATAAGGCGTAATAAACTTCGTATATGCCTCGATCGGAATATTTTGAAATACAGTAAAGAAAGACCCCACAATCGTTAATGGCATCGTTGCGATCAACCCTTTTCTGATCGCCACCATATGCCGCTGTGAACCAAACTTATTGGCAACAGGCATCAGATGCTGCTCCATCCATAACACAAAACCATTCATTTCTTTTGTCCTCCGTTCAAAAAATTAGTATAAAATAAATCAAAATTATTTCAAATTCATACTAACATAGTAACATTATAATGTAAACGGTTTTCAAAAGAAAAGTGCAACTTTATTTCTTTTTAGCTAGGTAAATCTACTGGGAATATTGCACCAAAGATCATAGCACCTAAAATTGCTCCACCGGCA from Enterococcus sp. 9D6_DIV0238 includes:
- a CDS encoding PTS sugar transporter subunit IIC, whose product is MNGFVLWMEQHLMPVANKFGSQRHMVAIRKGLIATMPLTIVGSFFTVFQNIPIEAYTKFITPYLPVLDIPSRYTMGILALYATFGIASALAKSYKLDSLSCGLLALMAFLVTAAPPTRVMEDVTDVISAGRYINLANLGSASLFGAIVTALISVEIYRFFIVKNITIKMPEGVPPEVSNSFIALIPGAVILMLFWVIRHILGFDLNGFLSTILMPLKGILAGNSLFGGLLTVFLICFFWVLGIHGPAIMGPVIRPFWDMSIAENVDAFTNGVSANNLPNIFTEQFLQWFIWIGGAGTTLALVVLMMFSKSKYLKSLGRLSFLPGIFNINEPIIFGTPIVMNPILGIPFIVAPLVTTTLSYFLTISNVVPMMMARLGFAFPAPIAAWMSTNWSITAALLVCVNFVITLAIYYPFFKVYEKQQLDKEAEELAAEQKAKEAV